The following coding sequences lie in one Burkholderiales bacterium genomic window:
- a CDS encoding 6-phosphofructokinase codes for MKPKNAFYAQSGGVTAVINASACGLIETARKYRTKIGKVYAGRNGIIGALTEDLIDTSKESTAAIRALRHTPSGAFGSCRYKLKSLEQNRVQYERLIEVFKAHNIGYFFYNGGGDSADTCLKVSQLSEKLGYPIVAVHVPKTVDNDLPITDCCPGFGSVAKYVATSIREAGFDVASMAKTSTKAFVLEVMGRHAGWITAACGLAAEKEGDAPQILLFPEITFNEEKFLARVKQSVEQNGYCAIGVSEGLKNAEGKFLSESGLRDAFGHAQLGGVAPVIANLVKEKLGYKYHWAVADYLQRAARHIASKTDVEQAYAVGKAAVELALKGHNSVMPTIVRKSGKPYQWTIGIARLEDVANREKMMPRDFITEDGFHITKKCRAYLEPLIKGEDYPPYKNGLPDYVKLKNAAVPKKLPGEFKI; via the coding sequence ATGAAACCGAAAAACGCTTTTTACGCCCAATCCGGCGGGGTCACCGCCGTCATTAACGCTTCCGCCTGCGGCCTGATTGAAACTGCGCGCAAATACCGCACCAAAATCGGCAAGGTCTACGCCGGCAGGAACGGCATCATCGGCGCACTCACCGAGGACCTGATCGACACCAGCAAGGAGTCTACCGCGGCGATCCGCGCATTGCGGCACACGCCTTCAGGCGCATTCGGCTCCTGCCGTTACAAACTCAAGAGCCTGGAGCAGAACCGCGTGCAATACGAGCGCTTGATAGAAGTGTTCAAGGCGCACAACATCGGTTATTTCTTCTACAACGGCGGCGGCGATTCGGCGGACACCTGCCTCAAAGTCTCGCAGCTTTCGGAAAAACTGGGCTATCCCATTGTCGCGGTACACGTGCCGAAAACCGTGGACAACGATTTGCCGATTACCGACTGCTGCCCGGGATTCGGGTCGGTCGCGAAATACGTGGCCACCAGCATCCGCGAAGCGGGTTTCGACGTCGCCTCGATGGCCAAGACCTCGACCAAGGCGTTCGTGCTGGAAGTGATGGGCAGGCACGCCGGCTGGATTACCGCAGCATGCGGGCTGGCGGCGGAAAAGGAAGGCGATGCGCCGCAGATTCTGCTTTTTCCAGAAATCACTTTCAATGAAGAAAAATTCCTCGCCAGGGTGAAACAATCGGTGGAGCAAAACGGCTACTGCGCCATTGGCGTTTCTGAGGGGCTTAAAAACGCCGAAGGCAAGTTTCTTTCAGAATCGGGACTGCGCGACGCTTTCGGCCACGCGCAACTGGGCGGAGTAGCGCCGGTCATCGCCAATCTGGTCAAGGAAAAACTGGGTTACAAATACCACTGGGCGGTGGCGGATTATCTGCAGCGCGCGGCGCGCCATATCGCTTCCAAAACCGACGTCGAGCAGGCTTATGCGGTAGGCAAGGCGGCAGTGGAGCTCGCGCTCAAAGGCCACAACTCGGTGATGCCCACCATCGTGCGCAAGTCCGGCAAGCCCTACCAATGGACGATTGGCATCGCCAGGCTCGAAGACGTGGCGAACCGGGAAAAAATGATGCCGCGCGACTTCATTACCGAAGACGGCTTCCACATCACCAAAAAATGCCGCGCTTATCTCGAGCCGCTGATCAAGGGCGAAGATTACCCGCCCTACAAAAACGGGCTGCCGGATTACGTGAAACTCAAGAACGCGGCGGTACCGAAAAAACTGCCCGGCGAATTCAAGATTTAG
- the adk gene encoding adenylate kinase, whose product MRLILLGAPGAGKGTQATYIAQKYGIPQISTGDMLRAAVKAGTKLGLEAKKYMDSGGLVPDEVIIGLVKDRIKQPDCAKGFLFDGFPRTIPQAEAMKQAGVELDYVVEIDVPDEEIVRRLSGRRVHIASRRVYHVLFNPPKAAGKDDATGEELVQRRDDKEKTVEKRLAVYHSQTEQLIGYYSKWAAQGDKRAPKYMKVNGMGKVEAVRDKIFAALK is encoded by the coding sequence ATGAGACTCATTTTGTTGGGTGCGCCCGGCGCGGGCAAAGGCACCCAGGCCACCTATATCGCGCAGAAATACGGCATCCCCCAGATTTCCACCGGCGACATGCTGCGCGCCGCGGTCAAGGCCGGAACCAAGCTGGGCCTGGAAGCGAAAAAATATATGGATTCAGGGGGGCTGGTGCCGGACGAGGTCATCATCGGCCTGGTGAAAGACCGCATCAAGCAGCCCGATTGCGCCAAGGGCTTCCTGTTCGACGGCTTCCCCCGCACCATTCCTCAGGCCGAAGCGATGAAGCAGGCCGGAGTCGAGCTGGATTACGTGGTGGAAATCGACGTGCCCGACGAGGAAATCGTCCGCCGCTTGAGCGGGCGCCGCGTGCACATTGCTTCGAGACGCGTTTACCATGTCTTATTTAATCCGCCCAAAGCCGCGGGCAAGGACGACGCCACCGGCGAAGAGCTGGTGCAGCGCCGGGATGACAAGGAAAAAACCGTGGAAAAACGCCTCGCCGTCTATCATTCGCAAACCGAACAGTTGATTGGCTACTATTCCAAATGGGCGGCGCAGGGCGACAAGCGTGCGCCCAAGTACATGAAAGTCAACGGCATGGGCAAGGTGGAAGCCGTCCGCGACAAGATTTTCGCAGCATTGAAATAA